In a single window of the Lineus longissimus chromosome 4, tnLinLong1.2, whole genome shotgun sequence genome:
- the LOC135486642 gene encoding cysteine protease ATG4D-like: MKRQPVSTSWHRENDSVIQDMARSDSGDVLQRFGSFSDEFYEISSQSKTHTGSSVGRNGGYANISDEADRNSPFRVSQTSVESYSRSPSGKSPPIWHTGISPRAPSNGGNQNPVTSTLHSLQPDSGFESGKNFAEKMDVFDCDGDDDAEDTDGPPLAPASPEMEQELCLDMVCSRYDTRRREMAEWQHSSETCSGHPSSMMLLDSWSDTALATSDRSKIYSRTNQGSDPRKSSCDIASEDKHLEDKTSDVKTREKSGRSNRIQSFTSWSEADSSKSLCSYPDSQDVRGRQVPIDEDHSFASWSVMPETSYVNRENAKKDDILPNSPTRGAGTESNGAKSKLNLKDRLVATFSPTPRRSTPPSMTQSLVGPDDVRNIRGQRLQGNDFHYVGLNRGHGGGNFFTVPLSANGIQLPDNYGQVDQSEKLKTKMMSFWNNMKYGWTVKTSTTFSDDKPLFLLGKCYHRKIDESESERRKPSSVDQFKQDFISRIWFTYRREFPQLAGSTFTTDCGWGCMLRSGQMMLAQALVLHFLGRDWRWHAPQTFEQEAYHRQIVKWFGDLPSDHSPFSVHRLVRFGERCLNKKPGDWYGPSSVAHIMKDAIEQGCELNPLLGKICLYIAQDCTVFIDDVMDLCMSRPRSFSRSDTSFEGSDDHSARSEDTWRSVIILIPIRLGGETLNPIYIPCVQSLFALDSCIGIIGGRPKHSLYFVGWQGDKLVHLDPHYCQDVVNMKKREFPLYTYHCISPRKMSFTRMDPSCTVGFYCRTKEDFFTFIKTTKPIVAPPMQKSPYPMFIFVDGRSSDKDQGEHLQREERYVRVRHLDEFGRTRSPSHSSEEFVFL, translated from the exons ATGAAAAGACAACCTGTTTCGACAAGCTGGCATAGAGAAAATGACAGTGTTATCCAAGATATGGCCAGAAGTGACTCTGGTGATGTGCTGCAGCGGTTTGGATCTTTCAGTGATGAATTCTATGAAATCAGCAGTCAATCAAAGACACATACCGGTAGTTCAGTAGGCAGAAATGGTGGGTATGCTAACATTTCAGATGAAGCTGATAGAAACTCTCCATTTAGAGTGAGTCAAACATCAGTTGAGTCCTATAGCAGAAGTCCATCTGGTAAATCGCCACCAATTTGGCACACCGGTATATCTCCCAGAGCGCCTTCCAATGGTGGAAATCAGAATCCTGTGACTTCAACTCTGCACTCTTTACAGCCAGATTCTGGATTTGAGTCTGGAAAGAACTTTGCCGAAAAGATGGATGTGtttgattgtgatggtgatgatgatgctgaggaCACTGATGGTCCACCTCTAGctcctgcttcaccagaaaTGGAACAGGAACTTTGCCTTGACATGGTGTGTTCTAGGTATGACACACGGCGACGAGAAATGGCAGAGTGGCAGCATTCATCCGAGACTTGTTCAGGTCACCCATCTTCGATGATGTTACTTGACTCTTGGAGTGATACAGCACTGGCTACCAGTGACAGGAGCAAAATTTACAGCAGAACTAATCAAGGAAGTGATCCTCGAAAGAGCAGTTGTGATATAGCTTCTGAAGACAAACATCTGGAAGACAAGACATCAGATGTCAAAACAAGGGAAAAATCGGGAAGAAGTAATAGAATTCAGTCTTTTACCTCCTGGTCAGAAGCAGATTCTTCTAAAAGTCTGTGTTCTTATCCTGATAGTCAAGATGTCAGAGGCCGACAAGTTCCGATTGATGAAGACCATTCATTTGCTTCATGGTCTGTTATGCCCGAAACCAGTTATGTAAATAGAGAAAATGCAAAGAAAGATGACATCTTACCAAACAGTCCAACACGTGGTGCAGGAACTGAATCAAATGGTGCTAAATCTAAGCTTAACTTGAAAGACAGGCTTGTTGCGACCTTCAGTCCGACACCAAGAAGAAGTACTCCACCGTCAATGACTCAATCACTTGTTGGGCCGGATGATGTTCGAAATATCAGAGGGCAACGCCTCCAGGGAAATGATTTCCATTATGTTGGTTTGAATCGAGGGCATGGAGGAGGGAATTTCTTTACGGTTCCTTTGAGTGCGAATGGTATTCAGCTCCCAGACAATTATGGACAGGTGGACCAGAGTGAAAAGTTGAAAACAAAGATGATGTCGTTTTGGAACAACATGAAGTATG GTTGGACAGTAAAGACCTCAACCACCTTTAGTGATGACAAGCCCTTGTTTCTCTTGGGAAAATGTTACCATCGAAAGATTGATG AGTCTGAATCTGAGAGAAGAAAACCTTCCAGCGTTGACCAGTTCAAACAGGATTTCATCAGTCGCATTTGGTTCACATACCGTCGGGAGTTCCCCCAACTTGCTGGCTCAACCTTCACCACTGACTGTGGCTGGGGATGCATGCTCAGGAGCGGACAGATGATGTTGGCTCAAGCACtggtgctacattttcttgggcGAG ATTGGCGATGGCATGCTCCACAGACATTTGAACAAGAAGCCTATCATCGACAGATTGTGAAGTGGTTTGGTGATTTGCCGAGCGATCATAGCCCATTTTCTGTCCATCGTTTGGTACGATTTGGTGAGAGATGTCTCAACAAGAAGCCTGGGGACTGGTATGGGCCGTCATCTGTCGCTCATATCATGAA GGATGCCATAGAACAGGGTTGTGAGCTGAACCCTCTGCTTGGCAAAATCTGTCTCTACATTGCACAGGATTGCACAG TTTTCATTGATGATGTAATGGACCTGTGCATGTCTCGACCACGGTCATTCTCCCGAAGTGACACTTCATTCGAAGGCTCTGACGACCATTCAGCTCGTTCAGAGGACACTTGGCGCTCAGTGATAATCTTGATTCCCATTCGCCTTGGTGGAGAAACACTAAATCCTATCTACATTCCATGTGTGCAAAGTTTGTTTGCCCTCGATAGCTGTATTGGGATCATCGGAGGACGGCCGAAACATTCACTCTACTTTGTAGGCTGGCAAG GAGACAAGTTGGTTCACTTAGATCCCCACTACTGCCAAGATGTGGTTAACATGAAGAAGAGAGAATTCCCCCTCTAT ACCTACCATTGCATTTCTCCCCGGAAGATGTCGTTCACGCGCATGGATCCCAGCTGCACTGTGGGCTTCTATTGCAGAACGAAAGAAGACTTCTTCACCTTCATCAAAACCACTAAGCCA ATCGTAGCACCTCCCATGCAGAAAAGTCCATATCCAATGTTCATATTCGTTGACGGCCGGAGTTCAGACAAAGACCAAGGTGAGCACCTCCAGCGGGAAGAACGTTATGTCAGGGTACGCCACCTGGACGAGTTCGGGAGGACACGGTCTCCGTCACACTCGTCAGAGGAATTTGTTTTTCTGTGA